A window from Streptomyces sp. NBC_00335 encodes these proteins:
- a CDS encoding ABC transporter ATP-binding protein, whose protein sequence is MTAPFAANAAPVLELSAIVKEYPGTPPLRILHGIDLTVEAGELLAVVGPSGSGKSTLLALLGSLDRPTSGRLRFEGRDLAGLSDRELAALRAHRIGFVFQQFFLLSGLTTVENVATGLLYAGAPVSERRARAVEALRAVGLGHRLDHHPDQLSGGEKQRVAIARALIGRPALLLADEPTGALDSVSGAAVVELLHTLNAGGTTVVVITHDRSLAASFPRRVGIQDGRIEFDEHLPEPAGAGR, encoded by the coding sequence GTGACGGCTCCCTTCGCGGCGAACGCCGCCCCCGTCCTGGAGTTGTCCGCCATCGTCAAGGAGTACCCGGGCACGCCGCCGCTGCGGATCCTGCACGGCATCGACCTCACCGTCGAAGCCGGTGAACTCCTCGCCGTCGTCGGCCCGTCCGGCTCCGGCAAGTCCACCCTCCTCGCACTGCTCGGCTCGCTCGACCGGCCCACCTCGGGCCGGCTCCGCTTCGAGGGCCGCGATCTGGCCGGCCTGTCCGACCGGGAGCTGGCCGCGCTGCGGGCGCACCGGATCGGTTTCGTGTTCCAGCAGTTCTTCCTGCTGTCCGGACTCACCACGGTCGAGAACGTCGCGACCGGGCTGCTGTACGCCGGGGCGCCGGTCTCCGAGCGGCGCGCGCGGGCCGTCGAGGCGCTGCGCGCCGTGGGCCTCGGGCACCGGCTGGACCACCATCCCGACCAGCTCTCGGGCGGTGAGAAGCAGCGCGTGGCGATCGCCCGCGCGCTGATCGGCCGCCCGGCGCTGCTGCTCGCCGACGAGCCCACCGGGGCCCTGGACAGTGTGTCCGGCGCCGCCGTGGTCGAGCTTCTGCACACCCTCAACGCGGGCGGCACCACGGTGGTGGTCATCACCCACGACCGTTCGCTGGCCGCCTCGTTCCCCCGGCGGGTCGGCATCCAGGACGGCCGCATCGAGTTCGACGAACATCTCCCGGAGCCCGCCGGAGCCGGCCGATGA
- a CDS encoding S8 family serine peptidase, with protein MGLVAAVLGGLLVSVPPAVAAPDPEPDPASQGTQRVIVELEGAAGLEAAAGSAKNAGNAKAAEVTAARKNLTGKHDALLAGAKDAGVTAKSVRRHTLLLNAVAMTVGAQDLAKLRKLPGVKSVSPAGTSRALDTDANEVVGNPALWAREDPGGAKVTGKGVTVAVIDTGVDYTHPDLGGGFGEGHKVVGGWDFVDNDANPMDDNGHGTHVAGIVAGKAAASGGITGAAPDAELLAYKVLGANGSGDDSGIIAAIEAAIDPANPHRADIINMSLGNSAGTASDPLSRAASAAVDAGALVFASAGNSGPGYWTVGSPAAAPGVIAVGASTSGIRLPVLTVAGDTLQSYRGGRSANPPAAPVTAGVVNIGMGTAEDWAKAGDVTGKVVLYAIPPAVNPYDVWSEELETWREAERRGAAALVGGVGGGGGPVVLGGKSRANPLQPQREGAPARTAAAGRSEVLLGATPAESGDSLRLDRLVVAGVDPETGGRLASLAESGGTLVLGGRDSTDEMASFSSRGPDSERLGLKPEIVAPGVEILSAVPKSIEPTGYRRMSGTSMASPLAAGSAALLRQLHPDRPADRLRAEVIGSAKPLDGPDLQSQGSGRLDTAAAARTGLYASPATVSFGLAHMDQPKVTGSREVTFHNTGGAPLRGKVTVTGPATVTPDHVDIPAGGTAKVTLTVERDRPDVTDYATNYLSGRVTLTPETPGEGGALTVPYLMAAIPLYVDPAEDPSNDGSTTVYVYSPTPLTTPPVLTVTPPKGKAYTKATAPTSDPSYYRADFTGLGSGVHTMTARATTSTAVRQYGTGAFEVTLAASKAKNWKAVGPNSAVGTTQLAPGAPDRAVMTLGTRPGAWLTTDGGKNWQQRGHTPVSNALTEPSLVIDSRNPNRWWEAVVSAHPSAFPEGGALMRTEDSGRSWERMAGPPAPITELSADARTRVLLATSEYTGERFVSRDRGATWTPVDLTGITGYVAKSVIGGDDLYLWAGQAIWVIRDFVTGAPKPAQKVFQTTPRVQLIGGFDADGALLAIKVQGQDSGLYVSRDGGRSVEKTSRTFSGLVDVSGGDIYQDDLSGTGALSRDGGRTWTTTAQPVPGSVVYDYDRWADGSHTIGSGGAGLFRSTREGGYRRIGVQGESVPALATFGNQLLAGTSVGTYRTTVPAANPEWGAAEREGTTGSNVVGFQPSAADPKSGWQLVNHLYNVVLQKTADAGRTWSDVATREANGTAFLVDPGNPDRMMISYKSSDSAGLYTTTDGGAHWKTFDQGRYYDTIVADPGKPGRIWFGGWWGLFHSDDFGATMTRVSEAEVHAIEFTAGAMVTGGQAIRVSKDGGKTFTKADTGALRISVSDLLKVGNTLYAGTSTRWMDFTPTGGRGVLRSTDSGLTWHNVSRSMPNKDVLSLAASPDGRYLFAGVDQGGVHRLELDD; from the coding sequence ATGGGCCTGGTGGCCGCGGTGCTCGGCGGACTGCTCGTCTCGGTCCCGCCGGCCGTCGCCGCCCCCGATCCCGAACCGGATCCCGCGAGCCAGGGCACGCAGCGGGTCATCGTCGAGCTCGAGGGCGCCGCCGGGCTGGAGGCCGCGGCCGGCTCCGCCAAGAACGCCGGGAACGCGAAGGCCGCCGAGGTGACGGCCGCGCGCAAGAACCTGACCGGCAAGCACGACGCGCTCCTGGCCGGGGCGAAGGACGCCGGCGTCACCGCCAAGTCCGTACGCCGGCACACGCTGCTGCTCAACGCCGTGGCCATGACCGTCGGGGCGCAGGACCTGGCGAAGCTGCGGAAGCTGCCGGGCGTGAAGTCCGTCAGCCCCGCCGGCACCTCGCGCGCCCTGGACACCGACGCCAACGAGGTCGTGGGCAACCCGGCCCTGTGGGCCCGGGAGGACCCCGGCGGCGCCAAGGTCACCGGCAAGGGCGTCACCGTCGCCGTGATCGACACCGGGGTCGACTACACCCACCCCGATCTGGGCGGCGGCTTCGGTGAGGGCCACAAGGTCGTCGGCGGCTGGGACTTCGTTGACAACGATGCCAACCCGATGGACGACAACGGCCACGGCACCCATGTCGCGGGCATCGTCGCGGGCAAGGCCGCAGCCTCGGGCGGCATCACCGGCGCCGCGCCGGACGCCGAACTGCTGGCGTACAAGGTGCTCGGCGCGAACGGCAGCGGTGACGACTCCGGCATCATCGCGGCCATCGAAGCGGCGATCGACCCGGCCAACCCGCACCGCGCCGACATCATCAACATGAGCCTCGGCAACAGCGCCGGGACCGCGAGCGACCCGCTCTCCCGGGCCGCGTCCGCGGCCGTGGACGCCGGCGCCCTGGTCTTCGCCTCGGCCGGCAACTCCGGTCCCGGCTACTGGACCGTCGGCTCCCCGGCCGCCGCCCCCGGCGTCATCGCCGTCGGCGCCTCCACCAGCGGGATCCGGCTGCCCGTCCTCACGGTGGCGGGCGACACCCTGCAGAGCTACCGCGGCGGACGGTCCGCGAACCCGCCGGCCGCGCCGGTGACCGCCGGGGTCGTGAACATCGGCATGGGCACCGCGGAGGACTGGGCGAAGGCGGGCGACGTCACCGGCAAGGTCGTGCTGTACGCGATCCCGCCGGCCGTGAACCCGTACGACGTGTGGTCCGAGGAGCTGGAGACCTGGCGCGAGGCCGAGCGCCGCGGAGCCGCCGCCCTGGTGGGCGGCGTCGGCGGCGGAGGCGGCCCGGTCGTGTTGGGCGGCAAGAGCCGCGCGAACCCGCTCCAGCCTCAGCGCGAAGGGGCACCCGCCCGCACCGCGGCCGCCGGCCGGAGCGAGGTGCTGCTCGGTGCCACGCCCGCGGAGTCCGGCGACTCCCTGCGCCTGGACCGGCTGGTGGTGGCCGGCGTGGACCCCGAGACGGGCGGGCGGCTCGCCTCGCTGGCCGAGTCGGGCGGCACGCTGGTGCTCGGCGGCCGCGACTCCACCGACGAGATGGCCTCGTTCTCCTCCCGCGGCCCGGACTCCGAACGGCTCGGCCTGAAGCCCGAGATCGTCGCCCCCGGCGTCGAGATCCTCTCCGCGGTGCCCAAGAGCATCGAGCCCACGGGCTACCGGCGGATGTCCGGCACCTCGATGGCCTCGCCGCTCGCCGCGGGCTCCGCGGCGCTGCTGCGCCAGCTGCACCCGGACCGCCCCGCGGACCGGCTGCGCGCCGAGGTGATCGGTTCCGCGAAGCCGCTCGACGGCCCCGACCTGCAGTCGCAGGGCAGCGGCCGGCTCGACACCGCCGCCGCGGCCCGGACCGGGCTGTACGCCTCCCCCGCCACCGTCTCCTTCGGCCTGGCCCACATGGACCAGCCGAAGGTCACGGGCAGCCGTGAGGTCACCTTCCACAACACCGGCGGCGCACCTCTGCGCGGCAAGGTGACCGTCACCGGCCCCGCCACCGTCACCCCGGACCACGTCGACATCCCGGCGGGCGGCACCGCGAAGGTCACGCTGACCGTCGAGCGCGACCGGCCGGACGTCACGGACTACGCCACCAACTACCTGAGCGGCCGCGTCACCCTCACCCCCGAGACCCCCGGGGAGGGCGGGGCGCTCACCGTCCCGTACCTGATGGCGGCGATCCCGCTGTACGTGGACCCGGCCGAGGACCCGTCCAACGACGGCTCCACCACCGTCTACGTCTACAGCCCGACGCCCCTCACCACCCCGCCGGTGCTGACGGTCACCCCGCCCAAGGGCAAGGCCTACACCAAGGCGACGGCGCCCACCTCGGACCCGTCCTACTACCGGGCCGATTTCACGGGCCTCGGCTCGGGCGTCCACACGATGACCGCCCGCGCCACCACCTCCACCGCCGTGCGCCAGTACGGTACGGGCGCCTTCGAGGTGACCCTGGCGGCGTCCAAGGCCAAGAACTGGAAGGCGGTCGGCCCGAACAGCGCCGTGGGCACCACCCAGCTGGCCCCCGGCGCCCCGGACCGGGCCGTGATGACCCTGGGCACCCGCCCGGGCGCCTGGCTCACCACCGACGGCGGCAAGAACTGGCAGCAGCGGGGCCACACCCCGGTCAGCAACGCGCTGACCGAGCCCTCCCTGGTCATCGACTCCCGCAATCCGAACCGCTGGTGGGAAGCCGTGGTCAGCGCGCACCCGTCGGCGTTCCCGGAGGGCGGCGCGCTGATGCGCACCGAGGACAGCGGCCGCAGCTGGGAGCGGATGGCCGGTCCGCCGGCCCCCATCACCGAGCTGAGCGCCGATGCCCGCACCCGCGTACTGCTCGCCACGTCCGAGTACACCGGTGAGCGGTTCGTCAGCCGGGACCGGGGCGCCACCTGGACACCGGTCGACCTCACGGGGATCACCGGGTACGTCGCCAAGAGCGTGATCGGCGGCGATGACCTGTACCTCTGGGCCGGCCAGGCGATCTGGGTGATCCGCGACTTCGTCACCGGCGCCCCCAAGCCCGCGCAGAAGGTCTTCCAGACCACGCCGCGCGTGCAGCTCATCGGCGGTTTCGACGCCGACGGCGCGCTGCTCGCCATCAAGGTGCAGGGCCAGGACTCGGGCCTGTACGTGAGCCGTGACGGGGGCCGCAGCGTCGAGAAGACCAGCCGCACCTTCAGCGGTCTGGTCGACGTCTCCGGCGGCGACATCTACCAGGACGACCTGAGCGGAACCGGCGCCCTGAGCCGCGACGGCGGGCGTACGTGGACCACGACCGCGCAGCCCGTACCGGGTTCGGTGGTCTACGACTACGACCGCTGGGCCGACGGCTCCCACACGATCGGCTCCGGCGGCGCCGGTCTCTTCCGCTCCACCCGGGAGGGCGGCTACCGAAGGATCGGTGTCCAGGGCGAGTCCGTGCCCGCGCTGGCGACCTTCGGGAACCAGCTCCTCGCCGGGACCTCGGTCGGCACCTACCGCACCACGGTGCCCGCCGCGAACCCCGAGTGGGGTGCGGCGGAGCGCGAGGGCACGACCGGTAGCAATGTCGTCGGCTTCCAGCCGTCCGCTGCGGACCCGAAGTCCGGCTGGCAACTGGTCAACCACCTCTACAACGTGGTGCTGCAGAAGACCGCGGACGCCGGCCGGACCTGGTCGGACGTGGCCACGCGCGAGGCGAACGGCACCGCGTTCCTGGTCGACCCCGGGAACCCGGACCGGATGATGATCTCGTACAAGAGCTCCGACTCGGCGGGCCTGTACACCACCACCGACGGCGGAGCCCACTGGAAGACCTTCGACCAGGGCCGCTACTACGACACCATCGTGGCCGACCCCGGCAAGCCCGGGCGGATCTGGTTCGGCGGCTGGTGGGGGCTGTTCCACTCGGACGACTTCGGGGCCACCATGACCCGGGTGTCCGAAGCCGAGGTGCACGCCATCGAGTTCACGGCGGGCGCCATGGTCACGGGCGGCCAGGCGATCCGGGTCAGCAAGGACGGCGGCAAGACCTTCACCAAGGCCGACACCGGCGCCCTGCGGATCAGCGTCTCCGACCTCCTCAAGGTCGGCAACACCCTCTACGCGGGCACCAGCACCCGCTGGATGGACTTCACCCCCACCGGCGGGCGCGGTGTGCTGCGCTCCACCGACTCCGGGCTGACCTGGCACAACGTCTCCCGCTCGATGCCGAACAAGGACGTGCTGTCCCTGGCGGCCTCGCCCGACGGCCGGTACCTCTTCGCCGGCGTCGACCAGGGCGGCGTCCACCGCCTGGAGCTGGACGACTGA
- a CDS encoding peptidoglycan-binding protein: protein MEPLEPAGPLRPEEPAEPAEPAEPVARRKKRGRVLVPLLLVAVLAGAGAVAVARPWDRGTGGTERDGVEFGLAPVEQGSLSSSIQLTGSLVYDAPTPVLPAGRGTLTGLPAVGAVVKAGQRLYEVDGQPVVLMVGDRPMWRDLGPGVPAGSDVEQLKRNLLRLGHAKGLGLAADRKFTPDTATAVKRWQKSLGLKETGTVPLGGITMLPQESVRVQQVGAQLGAALAGSPVMTVTREGLVVTAQPAENQLSRFKPDGRVRVKLADGSAVDGRIRSLIRGSGSGSGSGGEGGGSGEGQGQGQGGAKTTVTIVLDAQEQAQRAGQSTVSITVVGDTAEHALIVPVTALLALDGGGYGVRVSDGPTPRLVKVQLGLIADAKAQITGDVRPGAQVVIPK from the coding sequence GTGGAACCCCTTGAACCTGCGGGGCCCCTTCGGCCCGAGGAACCCGCGGAGCCCGCGGAGCCCGCGGAGCCCGTAGCGCGCCGGAAGAAGCGCGGCAGGGTCCTCGTCCCGCTGCTGCTCGTCGCCGTGCTGGCCGGGGCCGGGGCCGTCGCCGTCGCCCGCCCGTGGGACCGCGGCACCGGGGGGACCGAGCGGGACGGCGTGGAGTTCGGCCTCGCCCCGGTGGAGCAGGGCTCGCTGTCCAGCAGCATCCAGCTCACCGGCTCGCTCGTGTACGACGCGCCCACCCCCGTCCTCCCGGCCGGCAGGGGCACCCTCACGGGGCTGCCGGCCGTCGGCGCCGTCGTCAAGGCCGGACAGAGGCTCTACGAGGTGGACGGACAGCCGGTGGTGCTGATGGTCGGCGACCGCCCGATGTGGCGCGATCTGGGCCCGGGTGTTCCCGCCGGCTCCGACGTGGAGCAGCTGAAGCGCAACCTGCTCCGGCTGGGCCACGCCAAGGGACTCGGCTTGGCCGCCGACCGGAAGTTCACCCCGGACACCGCCACTGCCGTGAAGCGCTGGCAGAAGTCCCTGGGCCTGAAGGAGACCGGCACGGTCCCCCTCGGCGGCATCACCATGCTGCCGCAGGAATCCGTACGCGTGCAGCAGGTCGGCGCGCAGCTCGGCGCGGCCCTTGCCGGTTCCCCGGTCATGACCGTCACCCGCGAGGGTCTGGTGGTCACCGCGCAGCCGGCCGAGAACCAGCTCTCCCGGTTCAAGCCGGACGGGCGGGTCCGGGTCAAACTGGCCGACGGCTCCGCCGTCGACGGCCGCATCCGTTCGCTGATCCGCGGCTCAGGCTCCGGCTCCGGCTCCGGCGGGGAGGGCGGCGGCTCCGGCGAGGGCCAGGGCCAGGGCCAGGGTGGAGCCAAGACCACCGTGACGATCGTGCTCGACGCCCAGGAACAGGCGCAGCGGGCAGGGCAGTCCACGGTCTCGATCACCGTGGTGGGCGACACCGCCGAGCACGCGCTCATCGTTCCGGTCACCGCGTTGCTCGCCCTGGACGGCGGCGGCTACGGCGTGCGGGTCTCCGACGGCCCCACCCCACGGCTGGTCAAGGTCCAGCTCGGCCTGATAGCCGACGCGAAGGCGCAGATCACGGGCGACGTCCGGCCCGGCGCGCAGGTGGTGATCCCGAAGTGA
- a CDS encoding sensor histidine kinase, which produces MSRLRLRLRPGRLPLRARLTLVTTAVFAVLGCGVLALNWLSSRQLIEANRDIIIASAGMPEAPFPDSGTVEVPPEAAEVPPGTADVPPGSTQAALTTPAEAFDNFQHAILGDLLARSAVLLTVFTALAALLAWWASHRSLLRLHQVTAAARRISTGSSLDERLALDGPYDEIRELGDTFDAMLDRLDRSFTAQRSFTAHASHELRTPLTVLRTALEIPLARGRVPDDLRPSVLRALDANVRIERLIAALLTLARAETAGLALRSTDLADAARAAAQELAEEAGSAGIRVTLDAGPAPLDGDPALLRQVALNLLANAVRHNHHDGTAVIRTGAADGTVFLEVSNTGPVLLPEEVPALFAPFHQGRERGSGFGLGLAVVRAITATHHGEIVATPRAGGGLDVRVLLPARSGRGAQRS; this is translated from the coding sequence GTGAGCCGCCTTCGCCTCCGCCTCCGCCCCGGCCGCCTCCCGCTGCGCGCCCGGCTGACCCTGGTGACCACGGCAGTCTTCGCGGTACTCGGCTGCGGGGTGCTGGCGCTGAACTGGCTCAGCTCGCGCCAGCTCATCGAGGCCAACCGCGACATCATCATCGCGTCCGCCGGAATGCCGGAGGCACCGTTCCCCGATTCGGGGACGGTCGAGGTGCCCCCGGAGGCGGCCGAGGTGCCCCCGGGGACCGCCGACGTACCCCCGGGGTCCACTCAGGCCGCCCTCACGACCCCAGCCGAGGCCTTCGACAACTTCCAGCACGCCATCCTGGGCGACCTGCTGGCCCGCTCCGCGGTGCTGCTCACCGTCTTCACGGCGCTCGCCGCCCTGCTGGCCTGGTGGGCGAGCCACCGCTCCCTGCTCCGGCTCCACCAGGTGACCGCGGCCGCACGGCGGATCAGCACCGGCAGCAGCCTGGACGAGCGGCTCGCGCTGGACGGTCCGTACGACGAGATCCGCGAACTCGGCGACACCTTCGACGCCATGCTGGACCGGCTCGACCGCAGCTTCACGGCCCAGCGCAGTTTCACCGCGCACGCCTCGCACGAGCTGCGGACCCCGCTGACCGTACTGCGCACCGCGCTGGAGATCCCCCTGGCCCGCGGCAGGGTCCCCGACGACCTGCGGCCCTCGGTGCTCCGCGCGCTGGACGCCAACGTGCGGATCGAGCGGCTGATCGCGGCCCTGCTGACCCTGGCGCGTGCGGAGACCGCCGGGCTGGCGCTGCGGTCGACGGATCTGGCGGACGCCGCCCGGGCCGCGGCCCAGGAGCTGGCGGAGGAGGCCGGCAGCGCCGGGATCCGGGTCACGCTCGACGCGGGGCCCGCGCCGCTGGACGGGGACCCCGCGCTGCTCCGGCAGGTCGCGCTCAACCTGCTGGCCAACGCGGTGCGCCACAACCACCACGACGGCACCGCGGTGATCAGGACCGGAGCCGCGGACGGCACGGTGTTCCTGGAGGTCTCCAACACCGGCCCCGTCCTGCTGCCGGAGGAGGTGCCCGCCCTGTTCGCACCGTTCCACCAGGGCCGGGAGCGCGGCAGCGGGTTCGGGCTCGGGCTCGCCGTGGTCCGGGCGATCACCGCCACGCACCACGGCGAGATCGTGGCCACGCCCCGCGCGGGCGGGGGACTCGACGTCCGCGTTCTGCTGCCGGCCCGCAGCGGGCGCGGGGCCCAGCGGAGTTGA
- a CDS encoding response regulator transcription factor, translated as MRVLIVEDERELAVMLAEGLRDEGMLCDLAHDGLEALRRTGEADYDVVILDRDLPGLGGDAVCRALLAMDHPARILMLTAADTLSDLVEGLGQGADDYMTKPFSYLELVARLRALGRRAAAGRAEVVLSRRGISLDTVRRVAERDGRPLHLTPKELGVLELLLAADGAPVTTEELRERLWDTGLDPATTAVRVTVHALRRKIGDPPLIVHDTGYGYRL; from the coding sequence ATGCGGGTGCTGATTGTCGAGGACGAGCGGGAACTGGCCGTGATGCTCGCCGAAGGGCTCCGCGACGAGGGGATGCTCTGCGACCTCGCCCACGACGGCCTGGAGGCGCTCCGGCGGACCGGTGAGGCCGACTACGACGTGGTGATCCTGGACCGGGACCTGCCCGGACTGGGCGGCGACGCCGTGTGCCGCGCGCTCCTCGCGATGGACCACCCCGCCCGGATCCTGATGCTCACCGCCGCGGACACCCTGTCCGACCTGGTCGAAGGTCTCGGTCAGGGCGCCGACGACTACATGACCAAGCCCTTCTCCTACCTGGAGCTCGTCGCCCGGCTGCGCGCGCTCGGCCGCCGCGCCGCGGCCGGCCGGGCCGAGGTCGTGCTCAGCCGGCGCGGAATCAGCCTCGACACGGTGCGCCGCGTCGCCGAACGCGACGGCCGCCCGCTGCACCTGACGCCGAAGGAACTGGGCGTCCTGGAACTGCTGCTGGCCGCGGACGGCGCCCCGGTCACCACCGAGGAACTGCGGGAGCGGCTGTGGGACACCGGACTCGACCCGGCCACCACGGCGGTCCGGGTCACCGTGCACGCGCTGCGCCGCAAGATCGGCGATCCGCCGCTGATCGTGCACGACACCGGTTACGGATACCGGCTGTGA
- a CDS encoding ABC transporter permease, which yields MEMPRTRLRPMDLLRLGMIGPRTRKMRTALSALGISLGIAAVVAVTGISNSNQQHLLARLDQLGSNLITVAPGKGPDQQPVPLPLTAEKMLSAIAPVQRTTATGATKAQVYRNDLVPAQQTGSLTVLAARLNLLEVLRAELHTGRWLDAASENLPVTVLGDQAAQRLGVTGPGERVWLGGQWYQVLGILAPNELAPELGTAALVGWPQAVAHLGADGSAATVYLRSYSERVPQVQAVAAASANPASPTMVAVSRPSDLLLARTETENSLTALVLVLAGVALLVGGVGIANTMVVGVMERRGEIGLRRALGARGGQISAQFLLEAVLMGFIGGMGGLLLGSLTVYGYALVQGWPAAIPLYTLVAGPSVSVVVAALAGLYPALRAARASPTDALRSA from the coding sequence ATGGAGATGCCTCGCACCCGGCTGCGCCCCATGGACCTGCTGCGCCTGGGCATGATCGGGCCGCGTACCCGCAAGATGCGTACCGCCCTGTCCGCGCTGGGCATCTCGCTGGGCATCGCCGCCGTGGTCGCGGTCACCGGCATCTCGAACTCCAACCAGCAGCACCTGCTGGCACGGCTGGACCAGCTCGGCTCCAACCTGATCACCGTGGCCCCCGGCAAGGGGCCCGACCAGCAGCCGGTGCCGCTCCCGCTCACCGCGGAGAAGATGCTCTCCGCCATCGCGCCCGTGCAGCGGACCACCGCCACCGGGGCCACCAAGGCCCAGGTGTACCGCAACGACCTGGTGCCGGCGCAGCAGACCGGCAGCCTCACCGTGCTGGCCGCGCGCCTCAACCTGCTGGAGGTGCTGCGCGCCGAACTGCACACCGGCCGGTGGCTGGACGCCGCGAGCGAGAACCTCCCGGTGACCGTGCTCGGCGACCAGGCCGCCCAGCGCCTCGGCGTCACCGGACCGGGCGAACGGGTGTGGCTGGGCGGACAGTGGTACCAGGTCCTCGGCATCCTCGCTCCGAACGAACTCGCCCCCGAACTGGGCACCGCGGCCCTGGTCGGCTGGCCCCAGGCGGTCGCCCACCTGGGAGCGGACGGCAGCGCCGCGACCGTCTACCTGCGGTCGTACTCCGAACGCGTGCCCCAGGTCCAGGCGGTGGCCGCGGCCAGCGCGAACCCCGCCAGCCCGACCATGGTCGCGGTGAGCCGGCCGTCCGATCTCCTGCTGGCCCGCACCGAGACGGAGAACAGCCTCACCGCACTCGTACTCGTCCTGGCCGGCGTGGCGTTGCTGGTGGGCGGTGTCGGGATCGCCAACACGATGGTCGTCGGCGTCATGGAACGCCGCGGCGAGATCGGGCTGCGCCGCGCCCTGGGCGCCCGGGGCGGCCAGATCTCGGCGCAATTCCTGCTGGAGGCCGTGCTGATGGGCTTCATCGGCGGGATGGGCGGGCTGCTCCTCGGCAGCCTGACCGTGTACGGCTACGCGCTGGTCCAGGGCTGGCCCGCGGCCATCCCGCTCTACACCCTGGTCGCCGGGCCCTCGGTCTCGGTGGTGGTGGCCGCCCTGGCCGGGCTCTATCCGGCGCTGCGGGCCGCCCGGGCCTCCCCCACGGACGCGCTGCGCTCGGCGTGA
- a CDS encoding NAD(P)/FAD-dependent oxidoreductase, whose protein sequence is MPTPESAEHDYDVVISGASLAGSAAAILLARRGVRVALLERRSDPGAYKVLCTHSITANAHPVLDELGLLPALKEAGALGNEARWYTRWGWIEPKAAPGGPELPHGYNVRRSTLDPLIRSRAEQTPGVDLLLGHRVTGLLREAGRTVGVRASTPHGEREIRARLVVGADGKDSAVAEFAGIRTRKYENTRFGYLAHYRGLPLPGGVGQTWFLEPDMAYAFPNDDGVTVIAVLPDKKRLPAFREDLEGSFSAFVRALPEAPPIDSAERVSKIIGAVDYPLLNRKPTAPGIALVGDAALTGDPLWGVGCGWALQSAQWLAEAVAPALTGRGDLDKSLSRYGRRHQWRLRGHQGLAVDFAKARPFNPGEKLVFSAAARDASMARHMHRFASRLIGPARFLNPLALARASAVNFRHRGAPGAPDGPEGGRATA, encoded by the coding sequence ATGCCCACGCCTGAGAGCGCGGAACACGACTACGACGTCGTCATCAGCGGAGCCAGCCTCGCGGGCAGTGCCGCGGCGATCCTGCTCGCCCGGCGCGGCGTCCGCGTCGCACTGCTGGAGCGCCGATCGGACCCAGGGGCGTACAAGGTGCTGTGCACCCACTCCATCACCGCCAACGCCCATCCGGTGCTGGACGAACTCGGGCTCCTCCCCGCCCTGAAGGAGGCCGGAGCCCTCGGCAACGAGGCCCGCTGGTACACCCGTTGGGGATGGATCGAGCCGAAGGCGGCCCCGGGAGGACCCGAGTTGCCGCACGGGTACAACGTCCGGCGCAGCACCCTCGACCCGTTGATCAGGTCCCGTGCCGAGCAGACCCCCGGCGTCGATCTGCTGCTCGGCCACCGCGTGACCGGGCTGCTCCGGGAAGCCGGACGGACGGTCGGGGTCCGCGCGTCGACCCCGCACGGCGAGCGCGAGATCCGGGCCCGTCTGGTGGTCGGCGCCGACGGCAAGGACTCGGCCGTGGCGGAGTTCGCCGGGATCCGCACCCGGAAGTACGAGAACACGCGGTTCGGCTACCTCGCGCACTACCGCGGCCTTCCGCTGCCCGGCGGGGTCGGCCAGACCTGGTTCCTCGAACCGGACATGGCGTACGCCTTCCCGAACGACGACGGGGTGACCGTCATCGCGGTGCTCCCGGACAAGAAGCGGCTCCCGGCCTTCCGGGAGGACCTGGAGGGCAGCTTCTCCGCGTTCGTCCGGGCCCTGCCCGAGGCGCCGCCCATCGACTCCGCCGAGCGCGTTTCGAAGATCATCGGCGCGGTCGACTACCCCCTCCTCAACCGCAAGCCGACCGCACCGGGCATCGCGCTCGTCGGCGACGCCGCCCTCACCGGCGACCCCCTGTGGGGAGTGGGATGCGGGTGGGCCCTGCAGAGCGCGCAGTGGCTGGCCGAGGCGGTCGCCCCCGCACTGACCGGCCGGGGCGATCTCGACAAGTCGCTCTCCCGGTACGGGCGCAGGCACCAGTGGCGGCTTCGCGGGCACCAGGGCCTGGCGGTCGACTTCGCCAAGGCCCGTCCGTTCAATCCCGGGGAGAAGCTGGTGTTCTCGGCGGCGGCCCGCGATGCGTCGATGGCGCGGCACATGCACCGGTTCGCGTCCCGGCTGATCGGTCCGGCGCGCTTCTTGAACCCCCTGGCGCTGGCCAGGGCCTCGGCAGTCAACTTCAGGCATCGCGGGGCGCCCGGAGCGCCGGACGGTCCGGAGGGCGGCCGGGCGACCGCCTGA